A portion of the Melanotaenia boesemani isolate fMelBoe1 chromosome 2, fMelBoe1.pri, whole genome shotgun sequence genome contains these proteins:
- the LOC121629261 gene encoding interferon-induced very large GTPase 1-like isoform X16 produces the protein MEENKDKPTRRGKGESETKSVSSETNDEVQLEERTADSKCDPVNDSLDTQLSGKNDKSTEGEDETISASTACSHRVMAEFTLVLTGDPNSIEIGSENFLLHHDEQTNVKQFSNKLYDLCGRQICVINMLGLPNVDKIPLNQAVHAFILLIPNGQHSSHYRSGIEWLERTFGKECLSYVMTVLTHKSDEKCESALADLKANHCFVEERYHTCRRSMMNVNEIIDILEKIDVMVSENNPQCHNLLMIEVNEDQKTQDHTPHKEETITKAEQMKTAAEIQQKFNQAECDVEDSEKNNEDTAEQPEIKPGPCESKETAAEQMKTAAEIEQKCNQAECDVEDSEKNNEDTAEQPEIKPEPCEPKETAAPPPIFGAPGSSLYGLSKESAVPTSTYTVEKMETGSEIKLKCDPPKEHGDAEHSKKNEDGTAEHPETKPGHCESKKKTGTCEMDLSGNKQSKILTEEHKKEKLPEETEILLCRLHLQDSYQQKMSPADFLKIGPPVKQSNETCEKDLAQTFCQMSMMLDYRARYIPARQDGSEVSQPEVLPESDSIDTDDDDAFWANTEDSNQSKQAHVHPMDVQMAAFHCSDSFLKQNMITKLSQCQYALPLLVPDPVSMDIECPLWTFRKITKTWKKTQGDLKTVTMKSMPVCKAETPLVSFFRLGSLSLSKSQLMNTLINDRHSTFFHRNCPGSTKSRHLMDGVAEIAWYCPAGKPTDSFTDCVAFCNLHGDSLLIEKQREILTEKSSVIVLLLPTLKKSEKSYTVVSSLLNATKPLICLITDSDCGAIQAKPGKYKLGLKDRSQSDVSEELKQIIGKILSGPHTTFQLESLGISGIRVDENDSVCQKGKSAAMEIVKMIEGMDISKIKEKFLSCEGQLWHNWCRINKELYHLKGNIEKEKEQKKKQLMEIRQKQCDASCSELMKSFTKSLLNLPSKDKEYFLKWTQILIDGLSTDDLSSILQNYDETWSKVLDLKRKHDKSAELKEKQAELEHLSKKLQSATFGLEHIFREMGQIYEAHKSQKKQTGSRHTDWVKYPELAADVMISGYPMELMDGDAGHVPLTWISSLLQEVIKKLGDQRVFVLSVLGVQSSGKSTMLNAMFGLQFAVSAGRCTKGAYMQLLKLSEEIKNDYMFDYVLVVDTEGLHALELAGNTCLHHDNELATFVVGVGNMTLINIFGENPADMQDVLQIVVQAIMRMKKVKLSPSCVFVHQNVTDVAAVEKNMDGKRRLQEKLDKMAQLAAEEEVCDVECFSDVIAFDVQKDVKYFAQLWEGSPPMAPPNPSYSESVQELKNIILSKASNSTGILLSHFSSKIQDLWNALMNEHFVFSFKNTQEIAAYRRLEVQYSNWTWTLRSEMLKIENQLHLRIVKGQLDKIENSHLSKEMNKTYEELKKQMVFYFEDDRDKEILVQWQGQFENKIKEFHEEHIREVKRKLDEVIQQKNARKKLDNKKTEFENKLLQKSKELAHQLKDVVENEEELKEQFDSVWSYWVAELTSDIIPIKDINLEEDQFNVLEELGTEWNLIMKSREEGKYKELSEVGNYFGYITLMKYSRVGKALDFVQEKTRLKVSLLTHDDQEEIRFFINNVEQESLKAIQTKPVATQGYTSTYLQEVAKNVQKKVTEFESERKYIFKKEFTVNLLLYVFDRATSWLLQSHKTYKENNDALTYLNSKKNEYYIVFKSYCKGSSSAVVFGEMMCERLKVSAVEAVIDQTAVDLAGEMRCSLPAFNGNRLNLEKHVLTSLAEKEDFSKYKTYIQNPKKQVEAFIKEEAKKYIFTKQKEKEPKILKKNVDDINKLIKQALFEATDKVKKQEGNIDMWVKVFSSSLNNKLTLDTIFCQNFRDINNFDFLKEKLEKGLKTVTTEMSRLPLDKVMECRQTPDQILIDQLCNCCWERCPFCAAVCTNTLKDHSPDKHNVPFHRPSGVSGFHTKDTVDLVIDFCTTLVGSDRNFYPNRDSKKLVPYKQYPTAGDPLASWRITADESKLTYWKWFVCHFQKELEDSHNLKFQGKGEIPNEWKRYSKEEAIESLDEMCKQ, from the exons ATGGAGGAGAACAAAGACAAGCCAACAAGAAGAGGGAAGGGAGAGTCTGAAACCAAATCTGTTTCCTCTGAGACAAATGATGAAg TTCAGCTGGAGGAACGTACAGCTGACAGTAAG TGTGATCCAGTGAATGATTCTCTCGACACTCAGCTCTCAGGGAAGAATGACAAAAGCACAGAGGGAGAGGATGAAACTATATCTGCATCAACAGCATGCAGTCACAGGG TGATGGCTGAATTCACACTTGTGTTAACTGGTGACCCAAACTCCATCGAGATTGGATCAGAGAACTTCCTGCTTCATCATGACGaacaaacaaatgtgaaacAGTTTTCAAACAAACTGTATGACCTTTGTGGTCGACAGATCTGTGTCATTAACATGCTTGGTCTGCCAAATGTTGACAAAATCCCATTAAATCAGGCAGTTCATGCCTTTATCCTGCTGATACCAAATGGCCAGCACAGCAGCCATTACAGATCAGGAATAGAGTGGTTAGAAAGAACTTTTGGGAAAGAATGTCTTTCTTATGTTATGACAGTCCTGACTCATAAGTCAGATGAAAAATGTGAGAGTGCACTTGCAGACCTGAAAGCTAATCACTGTTTTGTTGAAGAAAGATACCACACATGTAGAAGAAGTATGATGAATGTAAATGAGATAATTGACATCTTGGAAAAAATAGATGTCATGGTCTCTGAAAACAACCCACAATGCCACAATTTACTGATGATAGAGGTGAATGAAGATCAAAAAACGCAGGACCACACACCccacaaagaagaaacaatCACAAAAG CTGAACAGATGAAGACTGCAGCTGAAATCCAGCAGAAG tttaatcaaGCAGAATGTGACGTTGAAGACTCAGAGAAGAATAATGAGGATACAGCAGAACAACCTGAAATCAAACCTGGACCATGTGAATCAAAGGAAACAG CAGCTGAACAGATGAAGACTGCAGCTGAAATCGAGCAGAAG tgTAATCAAGCAGAATGTGACGTTGAAGACTCAGAGAAGAATAATGAGGATACAGCAGAACAACctgaaataaaacctgaacCATGTGAACCAAAGGAGACAG CAGCACCCCCTCCAATATTTGGCGCCCCAGGCAGCTCCCTATATGGCTTATCCAAAGAATCGGCTGTACCTACATCAACCTATACAGTAGAGAAGATGGAGACTGGAAGTGAAATCAAGTTAAAG tGTGATCCACCAAAGGAACATGGTGATGCTGAACATTCGAAGAAGAATGAGGACGGCACAGCAGAGCATCCTGAAACAAAGCCTGGACATTGTGAATCAAAGAAGAAGACAG GTACATGTGAAATGGATCTAAGTGGAAACAAG CAGTCAAAGATTCTCACTGAAgaacataaaaaggaaaaacttccaGAAGAAACAGAGATACTGCTTTGCAGACTTCATCTCCAGGACAGCTATCAACAAAAGATGTCACCAGcagattttcttaaaataggtcCACCTGTGAAACAGAGCAATGAAACCTGTGAGAAAGATTTAGCTCAAACATTTTGTCAAATGTCGATGATGTTAGATTACAGAGCCAGATATATTCCTGCAAGACAAGACGGCTCTGAGGTGAGCCAACCAGAGGTTCTTCCAGAGTCTGATAGTATTGATACAGATGACGATGATGCTTTTTGGGCCAACACTGAAGATTCTAATCAATCAAAACAGGCTCATGTGCACCCAATGGATGTCCAAATGGCAGCATTTCACTGCTCAGACAGCTTCCTTAAGCAGAACATGATCACAAAGTTGTCACAGTGTCAGTATGCCCTACCTTTGCTCGTTCCTGATCCTGTCTCAATGGATATTGAGTGTCCTCTGTggacattcagaaaaataaccaaaacatggAAGAAAACTCAGGGTGATCTTAAGACTGTCACCATGAAGAGCATGCCAGTCTGCAAAGCTGAGACACCCTTGGTGTCATTTTTCCGTCTGGGTTCACTGTCTCTGTCTAAATCTCAGCTGATGAACACTTTGATCAACGACCGTCACAGCACCTTcttccacagaaactgtccagGTAGCACCAAATCTCGTCATTTGATGGATGGTGTGGCAGAGATTGCCTGGTACTGTCCTGCTGGAAAACCCACTGATTCCTTCACTGACTGCGTTGCGTTCTGTAATCTTCATGGTGATTCTCTGTTGATTGAAAAACAACGTGAAATCCTGACTGAAAAATCTTCAGTCATTGTTCTTCTGCTACCAACTCTGaagaaaagtgagaagagttaTACAGTTGTTTCATCCCTTCTAAACGCCACAAAACCTCTGATTTGTCTCATCACTGATAGTGACTGTGGGGCAATTCAGGCTAAACCAGGAAAATACAAACTGGGTTTGAAGGACAGAAGCCAGTCAGatgtttctgaagagctgaaacagaTTATTGGAAAGATTTTGTCTGGACCACATACAACCTTCCAGCTTGAATCATTGGGGATCTCTGGGATCAGAGTGGATGAAAACGACTCAGTCTGCCAAAAAGGGAAATCTGCTGCCATGGAAATAGTGAAAATGATTGAGGGGATGGATATTTCCAAGATCAAAGAGAAATTTCTCTCTTGTGAAGGACAACTTTGGCATAACTGGTGCAGAATAAACAAAGAGCTGTATCACCTCAAAGGAAAcattgagaaagaaaaagaacagaagaaaaaacaactgatgGAAATACGACAGAAACAATGTGATGCTTCCTGTAGTGAACTGATGAAGTCATTCACTAAAAGCCTCCTGAATCTACCATCTAAAGACAAAGAATATTTCCTGAAGTGGACTCAGATCCTAATAGATGGACTCTCCACTGATGATCTCTCTTCAATTCTCCAAAACTATGATGAAACGTGGTCTAAGGTCTTGGATTTGAAGAGGAAACACGATAAATCTGcagagttaaaagaaaaacaagctgaacTTGAACATTTATCAAAAAAGCTGCAGTCAGCAACTTTTGGCTTGGAGCATATCTTCAGAGAAATGGGACAGATCTACGAAGCCCATAAGTCtcagaagaaacaaacaggaagccgACACACTGACTGGGTTAAATACCCTGAGCTGGCAGCAGATGTGATGATATCAGGATACCCCATGGAGCTGATGGACGGTGATGCAGGTCATGTTCCATTAACATGGATCTCTAGTCTTTTACAGGAAGTCATCAAGAAACTGGGTGACCAGAGAGTGTTTGTGTTGTCAGTGTTGGGAGTACAAAGCAGTGGGAAATCAACAATGCTGAATGCCATGTTTGGACTGCAGTTTGCAGTGAGTGCTGGCAGGTGCACCAAGGGTGCCTACATGCAGCTGCTCAAACTTTCTGAAGAAATCAAGAACGACTACATGTTTGACTATGTTCTGGTTGTGGACACTGAAGGACTGCATGCTCTTGAGTTGGCCGGTAACACCTGTCTTCATCACGACAATGAACTGGCAACATTTGTTGTTGGTGTGGGAAACATGACATTGATCAACATCTTTGGTGAGAATCCAGCTGACATGCAAGATGTCCTGCAGATTGTTGTTCAGGCCATCATGAGGATGAAGAAAGTTAAGCTCTCCCcaagttgtgtgtttgttcaccAGAATGTCACAGATGTTGCAGCtgtagagaaaaacatggaCGGAAAGAGACGGTTGCAAGAAAAACTGGACAAGATGGCTCAACtagctgcagaggaagaggtGTGTGATGTTGAGTGCTTCAGTGATGTCATTGCATTTGATGTGCAGAAGGATGTGAAATACTTTGCCCAGTTATGGGAGGGAAGTCCACCAATGGCGCCTCCAAATCCTAGTTATAGTGAGAGTGTCCAAGAACTGAAGAACATCATCCTGTCTAAGGCTTCAAATTCTACAGGAATCCTTCTGTCACATTTCAGCAGCAAAATCCAGGATCTGTGGAACGCACTGATGAATGAACACTTTGTGTTTAGCTTCAAAAACACTCAAGAAATTGCAGCATACAGAAGACTTGAGGTCCAGTACAGTAACTGGACCTGGACCCTGAGGAGTGAGATGCTGAAAATTGAAAACCAGCTTCATCTTAGAATTGTAAAGGGACAGCTCGACAAGATTGAGAACAGCCATCTTtctaaagaaatgaacaaaacatatgaagaattaaaaaaacaaatggtgTTTTACTTTGAGGATGACAGAGACAAAGAAATCTTGGTTCAGTGGCAGGGccagtttgaaaacaaaattaaagagtTTCATGAGGAGCACATtagagaagtaaaaagaaaattggatGAAGTTATCCAGCAGAAGAATGCTCGAAAAAAGCTTGACAACAAGAAGACAGAGTTTGAGAACAAACTGCTGCAAAAGAGCAAAGAGCTCGCGCACCAGTTAAAAGATGTCGTAGAAAATGAGGAAGAACTCAAAGAGCAGTTTGACTCTGTTTGGAGTTACTGGGTAGCTGAACTAACTTCAGATATAATACCCATTAAAGACATCAACCTGGAAGAAGATCAATTTAATGTCCTTGAAGAGCTTGGGACTGAATGGAATCTCATCATGAAGTCAAGAGAAGAAGGAAAATACAAAGAACTGTCAGAAGTTGGGAATTACTTTGGTTATATAACCTTAATGAAGTATTCAAGAGTGGGAAAGGCATTAGATTTTGTCCAAGAGAAAACACGATTAAAAGTGAGTCTGTTAACCCATGATGACCAGGAAGAAATTAGATTCTTCATCAACAATGTGGAACAAGAATCACTGAAGGCCATTCAGACCAAACCTGTAGCAACACAAGGCTACACTTCAACTTATCTACAAGAAGTGGCCAAAAATGTtcaaaagaaagtgacagaattTGAATCAGAGCGAAAGTATATCTTTAAGAAGGAGTTTACAGTTAATCTCTTACTGTATGTTTTTGACAGAGCAACAAGTTGGCTTTTACAGTCACACAAGACGTACAAAGAGAACAATGATGCCCTCACCTATTTGAACAGCAAGAAAAATGAATATTACATCGTTTTCAAAAGCTACTGCAAGGGAAGCTCATCTGCTGTGGTGTTTGGAGAAATGATGTGTGAAAGATTGAAGGTTTCAGCTGTTGAAGCCGTCATTGATCAGACTGCAGTTGATCTTGCTGGAGAAATGAGATGCAGTCTCCCAGCATTCAATGGGAACAGACTGAACCTGGAGAAACATGTGTTGACGTCACTTGCAGAGAAAGAAGACTTCAGTAAATACAAAACCTACATCCAAAATCCAAAGAAGCAAGTAGAGGCTTTTATAAAAGAAGAAGCGAAGAAATACATCTTTACaaagcagaaggaaaaagaacCGAAAATACTCAAGAAGAATGTAGATGACATCAATAAGCTCATCAAACAAGCTTTATTTGAAGCAACAGACAAAgtgaagaagcaggaaggaaacaTAGACATGTGGGTAAAGGTGTTTTCCTCCTCACTGAACAACAAGCTGACACTTGATACCATTTTTTGTCAAAACTTCAGAGACATCAACAATTTTGACTTTCTTAAAGAAAAGTTAGAGAAAGGCCTTAAAACCGTCACTACGGAGATGAGCCGCCTCCCACTGGATAAAGTGATGGAGTGCAGGCAGACACCTGATCAAATCCTCATTGATCAGCTGTGTAACTGCTGCTGGGAACGCTGTCCTTTCTGTGCAGCTGTTTGCACCAACACCCTGAAGGACCACAGTCCTGATAAACACAATGTTCCTTTTCATCGACCCTCTGGAGTTTCAGGATTTCACACAAAAGACACAGTGGATCTGGTCATTGATTTCTGCACCACATTAGTTGGAAGTGACAGAAACTTCTACCCCAATCGTGACTCAAAGAAGTTGGTTCCTTATAAACAGTATCCAACTGCTGGGGATCCGCTTGCCTCATGGAGGATTACTGCTGATGAATCTAAGCTAACATACTGGAAATGGTTTGTATGTCACTTTCAGAAGGAACTGGAGGATTCCCATAACTTGAAATTCCAGGGTAAAGGAGAAATTCCCAATGAATGGAAAAGGTACAGCAAAGAAGAAGCGATTGAAAGTCTGGATGAAATGTGCAAGCAGTGA